The proteins below are encoded in one region of Candidatus Saccharimonadales bacterium:
- the murJ gene encoding murein biosynthesis integral membrane protein MurJ: protein MANSVLKRANKSLTIGVAASLLAGSYFLSGLFGLLRDRLLAARFGLEGELDAYFAAFSLPDLMFFILVSGALTVTLLPVLNERFAGGNKKSAWEISSSITNLLGLLTLVASVIIFAFANQLMGLVAPGFDAAQQEVAANIMRILALNPFFFSLSSVFGTIQQAYGRFFFFSLAPVIYNLGIIFGILYLTDSYGIYGVAFGVVIGAIAQLGIQILGVAGLGFTYKPQIFWKNKGFRKVLRLIIPRSIDEGFEYLIAVIERAIASGLAVGAIAAYQIAFNLKNYPITLIGTAIATAAFPKISERALSNRTDLLKKEILGVLRAILWFAVPAAVVVVFMRGYIVRLLIGFGDMTVANVLGWFAVAIIFQSLLRLVNRVFYAQQDTKTPLYVSVVAIILNVSLAIYLANIYGVSGLAMAQSIVAIVEVIILMTILSRRLGSFITRKFMRQLSGIIAASTVMGSATYGLVRYVFPLLAGETGFFSLVPKFATISILSFVVYILCGIQLKLPEAQAVAKRVRSFVHRRVPLG, encoded by the coding sequence ATGGCAAACAGCGTACTCAAACGTGCTAATAAATCACTAACTATCGGTGTAGCTGCCTCGCTTTTAGCGGGCAGCTACTTCTTAAGCGGACTCTTCGGCTTACTTAGGGATCGTCTGCTGGCAGCGCGTTTCGGTCTCGAGGGCGAGCTCGATGCTTATTTCGCCGCCTTCTCATTACCTGATTTAATGTTTTTCATTCTCGTCTCCGGTGCCTTAACTGTCACTTTACTCCCAGTGTTAAACGAGCGGTTCGCTGGCGGGAATAAGAAGTCGGCCTGGGAGATATCATCTAGCATCACTAACCTCCTGGGGCTATTAACCTTAGTTGCTAGCGTCATCATCTTTGCCTTTGCTAATCAGCTGATGGGGCTAGTAGCACCGGGCTTCGATGCCGCGCAGCAGGAGGTGGCGGCTAACATCATGCGTATTTTAGCTCTTAACCCCTTCTTCTTCTCCCTCTCCAGCGTTTTCGGTACCATTCAGCAGGCTTATGGCCGGTTCTTTTTCTTCTCTCTAGCGCCGGTAATTTATAACCTCGGTATCATCTTCGGTATCCTTTATTTGACCGACAGTTACGGTATCTACGGTGTAGCCTTTGGTGTTGTCATCGGTGCTATCGCTCAGTTAGGGATTCAGATTCTTGGGGTGGCCGGGCTGGGGTTCACCTACAAACCACAGATTTTCTGGAAGAATAAAGGTTTTCGAAAGGTACTACGCCTCATCATTCCCCGCTCAATCGATGAAGGCTTTGAGTATTTGATCGCTGTGATCGAGCGGGCCATCGCTTCTGGACTGGCGGTCGGTGCCATTGCAGCTTACCAGATTGCCTTTAACTTGAAGAACTATCCGATCACGCTAATCGGTACCGCTATCGCGACGGCGGCCTTCCCGAAGATTTCCGAGCGAGCCCTGAGTAATCGGACCGACCTGCTAAAGAAGGAGATCTTAGGTGTATTGCGAGCGATTCTCTGGTTTGCAGTCCCGGCTGCAGTGGTTGTGGTCTTCATGCGTGGCTACATCGTGCGTCTGCTTATCGGCTTTGGGGATATGACGGTTGCCAACGTGCTAGGTTGGTTTGCTGTGGCCATCATCTTCCAGTCGCTACTGCGGCTGGTCAACCGAGTCTTTTACGCTCAACAGGATACTAAAACTCCGCTTTACGTCAGTGTGGTGGCCATCATCTTGAACGTTAGCCTAGCTATCTATCTAGCCAACATCTACGGTGTTAGCGGATTAGCCATGGCCCAGTCGATTGTCGCCATTGTCGAGGTGATAATTCTGATGACAATCCTCTCCCGCCGCCTCGGCAGCTTCATTACCCGTAAATTTATGCGACAGTTGAGCGGTATCATAGCAGCTTCGACCGTAATGGGTAGTGCGACTTACGGACTGGTCCGTTACGTCTTTCCACTACTAGCGGGAGAGACCGGCTTCTTCTCGCTAGTGCCGAAGTTTGCGACCATTAGTATCCTCAGTTTTGTCGTCTACATTCTCTGCGGTATCCAGCTGAAGCTGCCAGAAGCGCAGGCAGTAGCCAAACGGGTGCGCAGCTTCGTCCACCGTCGCGTACCGCTCGGTTAG
- the lepA gene encoding translation elongation factor 4, with product MASGAGPNIRNFCIIAHIDHGKSTLADRMLEITGTVEQRNMRAQLLDQMDLEREKGITIKLQPVRMEWKDCELNLIDTPGHVDFSYEVSRSLAAVEGAILVVDAAQGIEAQTLANVYLAIEAGLEIVPVLNKIDLPAAQPDKVAREVSNLLGCQPEDVLRVSAKTGEGVAEVLDKLVASVPPPQGDSDGDLRALIFDSIYDEYRGVILYVRIVDGTLSSGASIALLGSGKASEAIEVGAFMPAPVARDQLSSGEIGYVTTSYKSVREARVGDTLTLAKGSRAKALPGYKTIKPFVFAGVFPSSGDQHAQLKDALDRLQLNDAALQYDPENSQVLGFGFRIGFLGLLHLEIVKERLEREYDLDLIITNPSTDYQVKLNNGEELMIRTAIALPDPSRVASIAEPWIGGEVVVKKEYLGNVIGLINDIRGEQKHLSYPETDTALIRFEAPLANVLTDFYDRLKSTTSGYGSFSYEPIGYRVENLVRIDLLIGGELVDSLSQIVHRSESYRVGKLIVDKLKDVIPRQLYEVSLQAAIGGKIIARENIKPMGKNVTAKLYGGDVTRKQKLLKKQKAGKKRMKMMGQVEIPAEAFTVLLSKE from the coding sequence ATGGCGAGTGGCGCAGGACCTAACATCCGCAACTTCTGTATCATAGCGCACATCGATCACGGCAAATCTACCTTAGCTGATCGGATGCTGGAGATTACCGGGACGGTCGAGCAGCGCAATATGCGGGCACAGTTGCTGGATCAGATGGATCTGGAGCGAGAGAAAGGGATTACGATTAAACTCCAGCCGGTGCGAATGGAGTGGAAGGATTGCGAACTTAACTTAATCGATACCCCTGGACACGTCGACTTTAGTTATGAGGTGTCGCGTAGCCTGGCCGCCGTGGAGGGAGCAATTCTAGTGGTAGATGCAGCTCAAGGTATCGAGGCTCAGACGCTGGCTAACGTCTACCTGGCCATCGAGGCAGGCCTAGAGATAGTGCCGGTACTAAATAAGATCGACCTACCGGCGGCCCAGCCAGATAAGGTAGCCCGTGAGGTCAGTAATCTACTCGGCTGCCAGCCGGAAGACGTGCTGCGGGTATCGGCTAAGACCGGTGAAGGGGTGGCAGAAGTCTTAGATAAGCTAGTCGCGAGCGTACCGCCCCCGCAGGGCGATAGCGATGGTGATTTACGTGCCCTAATTTTCGATTCAATCTATGATGAGTATCGTGGTGTCATTCTCTATGTTCGGATAGTCGACGGTACGCTTAGTTCCGGTGCTTCGATCGCTCTGCTTGGCAGCGGTAAGGCTAGTGAGGCGATCGAGGTCGGTGCTTTCATGCCGGCACCGGTAGCCCGTGACCAGCTGTCTAGTGGTGAGATCGGCTATGTCACTACTAGCTACAAGTCGGTTCGGGAAGCCCGAGTGGGAGATACGCTTACCTTAGCGAAAGGTTCTCGAGCCAAGGCCTTGCCCGGGTATAAGACTATCAAGCCATTTGTCTTCGCTGGTGTATTCCCCAGCTCCGGTGATCAGCATGCTCAGCTAAAGGATGCCCTCGATCGGCTGCAGCTCAATGATGCCGCACTGCAGTATGATCCGGAGAATTCGCAAGTGCTGGGCTTCGGCTTTCGCATCGGCTTCTTAGGTTTATTACATCTAGAGATAGTTAAAGAGCGCCTAGAACGGGAGTATGATCTCGATCTCATCATCACTAATCCTTCGACCGACTATCAGGTGAAGCTAAACAATGGAGAGGAGTTGATGATCCGGACCGCTATCGCCCTGCCCGACCCTTCGCGGGTGGCCAGTATCGCCGAGCCTTGGATTGGGGGCGAGGTGGTGGTCAAGAAAGAGTACCTGGGTAATGTTATCGGTTTAATTAATGATATTCGTGGTGAACAGAAGCATCTCAGTTACCCAGAGACCGACACGGCTCTAATCCGTTTCGAGGCACCATTAGCTAACGTTCTAACCGACTTTTACGATCGACTGAAGAGCACGACTAGTGGTTACGGCTCTTTCAGCTATGAGCCGATTGGCTATCGAGTGGAGAACTTAGTCCGGATCGACCTCCTGATTGGTGGTGAGCTGGTCGACTCGCTGAGTCAGATCGTTCATCGCAGCGAATCATATCGGGTCGGTAAATTGATCGTCGATAAACTTAAAGACGTCATCCCGCGTCAGCTGTATGAGGTAAGTTTGCAGGCCGCTATCGGCGGCAAGATTATCGCCCGGGAGAACATTAAGCCGATGGGGAAGAATGTGACGGCCAAGCTCTACGGCGGTGATGTAACTCGTAAGCAGAAGCTACTTAAGAAGCAGAAGGCAGGCAAGAAGCGTATGAAGATGATGGGTCAGGTCGAGATTCCGGCCGAGGCCTTTACTGTACTGTTGAGTAAGGAGTAG
- the gmk gene encoding guanylate kinase yields the protein MKGQLFVLSGPGGVGKTTVALALLEQIPTLERVVTMTTKQPRPSEVDESDYFFVSEAEFRRHVASGDFLEHAEVYGQDFYGTPRAAIDAVINAGKQALLVIDVHGGGQVKAHYPSAQLIFLLPPSLEELKRRLLTRGEDDVAAINARLHEATREIEIGRVKYDHCVVNDKLERAVAEIEAIITAL from the coding sequence GTGAAAGGACAGCTATTTGTACTTTCCGGTCCTGGGGGGGTGGGCAAGACGACAGTGGCGTTAGCACTGCTCGAGCAGATACCGACTCTCGAGCGGGTAGTAACTATGACGACTAAGCAGCCACGCCCGAGTGAGGTAGATGAATCCGACTATTTCTTTGTTTCAGAGGCTGAGTTTAGGCGCCACGTCGCTAGCGGCGATTTTCTTGAGCATGCCGAAGTGTATGGTCAAGATTTCTACGGCACACCTAGAGCGGCCATCGATGCCGTGATCAATGCGGGCAAGCAGGCACTGCTCGTCATCGATGTCCACGGTGGCGGGCAAGTTAAGGCCCACTATCCGAGCGCCCAACTCATCTTTCTTTTGCCGCCCTCACTGGAGGAACTAAAACGTCGATTACTTACACGCGGAGAGGATGATGTAGCAGCTATTAATGCTCGGCTGCATGAAGCCACCCGGGAGATTGAGATCGGCCGAGTTAAATATGATCACTGTGTCGTTAACGATAAGCTCGAGAGGGCGGTAGCAGAGATAGAAGCGATAATTACTGCACTCTAG
- a CDS encoding HTH domain-containing protein, whose product MTTRQAEVLKTIVEYYVQTANPVGSKSLAQQFSVSSATIRAEMAELERLDLITHPHTSAGRIPTDAGYRHYVESLARPSQKLDSTSRLRRAIERRVKSAGSPQAAIKIAVDSLTQTTHNIAFATMGVAIYTKGFSQLFARPEFDENAADIAGLLDNLELWLSETNIEEGIATYIGEENAIGKSSGCSVIVARYDSPFSEESYIGVIGPTRQSYGQVMRVVEYTANTLQEVLSE is encoded by the coding sequence GTGACAACGCGCCAAGCCGAAGTTCTCAAGACTATTGTCGAGTATTATGTCCAGACCGCTAACCCGGTTGGCTCTAAATCGCTGGCGCAACAGTTTAGTGTCTCCTCAGCCACGATTCGAGCTGAGATGGCCGAACTGGAGCGACTCGACCTCATTACGCACCCTCACACCAGTGCTGGGCGGATTCCTACTGATGCCGGCTATCGGCACTATGTAGAATCACTGGCTCGACCCAGCCAGAAACTTGACAGCACTAGTCGCTTGCGCCGGGCAATTGAACGTCGGGTTAAGAGTGCCGGCTCTCCCCAAGCCGCAATCAAGATAGCTGTCGATTCTCTCACTCAGACTACACACAATATCGCCTTTGCGACCATGGGGGTCGCTATCTATACTAAGGGCTTCTCACAGCTCTTTGCACGCCCTGAGTTCGACGAGAATGCAGCCGATATCGCCGGGCTGCTCGATAATCTCGAGTTGTGGTTAAGTGAGACCAATATCGAGGAAGGGATAGCGACCTATATCGGTGAGGAGAACGCTATCGGTAAATCGAGTGGCTGCTCTGTCATAGTTGCTCGGTACGATTCACCCTTTTCTGAAGAGAGCTATATCGGTGTCATCGGTCCGACGCGGCAAAGTTACGGCCAGGTCATGCGGGTCGTAGAGTATACAGCTAACACATTACAGGAGGTATTAAGTGAGTAA
- a CDS encoding nucleotide exchange factor GrpE: MSKGTVDNQRQSAADKSTRTARSVKSSPRGDKKLARRINDLEQEVATLSSDVKRERADFMNYKRRSELDRLQIMQVATEQVVGQLLPLFDDLERALAAVPRDLAEHPWAKGVSQIHRQVQAKLGELGVNRINCVGQPFDPGLHEAVGFEDGEGADDVVTEELRPGYRLGEAVLRPSMVKVGKADTPDEVDNDKQIKEGA, from the coding sequence GTGAGTAAAGGTACGGTAGATAATCAGCGTCAGTCCGCAGCGGATAAATCGACTCGAACAGCACGTTCGGTTAAATCGAGTCCGCGAGGGGATAAGAAGTTGGCTCGCCGGATCAATGATCTCGAGCAGGAAGTGGCTACATTAAGTAGTGACGTAAAGCGAGAGCGGGCCGATTTTATGAACTATAAGCGGCGTAGCGAGCTAGATCGGCTACAGATCATGCAGGTGGCCACGGAACAGGTAGTTGGCCAGCTACTGCCACTATTTGATGATCTCGAGCGGGCTTTAGCCGCTGTGCCTCGGGACTTAGCTGAACATCCTTGGGCGAAAGGGGTGAGCCAGATTCACCGTCAGGTTCAGGCTAAACTGGGTGAGCTCGGGGTGAATCGGATTAACTGTGTCGGTCAGCCTTTTGATCCCGGTCTGCATGAGGCCGTCGGGTTCGAAGACGGAGAGGGTGCGGACGACGTCGTGACCGAGGAGTTGCGGCCCGGCTATCGGCTGGGAGAAGCGGTTCTCCGCCCCAGTATGGTTAAGGTCGGCAAGGCAGATACGCCGGATGAAGTAGATAACGATAAGCAAATTAAGGAAGGAGCATAA
- the dnaK gene encoding molecular chaperone DnaK: MGKILGIDLGTTNSAMAIMEGGNATIVANSEGNRTTPSIVAVNKNGERLVGQVAKRQAVVNSANTIHGVKRLIGRKFDDVEVQRDIKLMPYEIKQAKNGVKVVMGDKEHSPEEVSAMILSKLKADAEEYTGEKITEAVITVPAYFDDSQRQATKDAGKIAGLEVKRIINEPTAAALAYGLDKKKEEKIAVYDLGGGTFDVSILELGDGVFEVKSTNGDTHLGGEDFDLVIVNHLVSEFKSQEGVDLSKDKAAVQRLREAAEKAKIELSTTNETDINLPFITADAEGPKHFEYKLTRAKLDQLVSDLINKTEGPCKSALKDAGLSASDIDEVILVGGMTRMPAVAAKVKEIFGKDALKGVNPDEVVALGAAIQGGVLAGDVKDVLLLDVTPLSLGLETEGGITTKLIERNTTIPTSKTQTFSTAADNQPSVEINVLQGEREMAADNKSLGRFILDGIPPAPRGIPQVEVTFNLDANGILNVKAQDKASGKEQSITIQNSGNLDEKEVEQMQKDAEVHADEDKQKRARAEAKNQLDTAIYTAEKMVKDNADKLEDEDKQTVEEAVKAAKEKIESDDREELEKAATELLEKIQPIGTKLHENVAAEAAEEAEKAESEIDAGKDDEPVEGEVVDEDKQA; encoded by the coding sequence ATGGGAAAGATTTTAGGAATCGATTTAGGAACTACTAACTCAGCGATGGCTATTATGGAGGGCGGTAACGCCACTATCGTAGCTAACTCGGAGGGTAATCGCACTACACCGAGTATAGTAGCGGTCAATAAGAACGGTGAACGCTTAGTCGGTCAGGTAGCCAAGCGACAGGCCGTGGTCAACTCCGCCAACACAATTCACGGAGTCAAGCGACTGATCGGTCGTAAGTTTGATGATGTAGAAGTGCAGCGTGACATTAAGCTGATGCCGTACGAGATTAAGCAGGCTAAAAATGGCGTAAAAGTTGTGATGGGAGATAAAGAGCACAGTCCAGAAGAAGTATCGGCGATGATCTTGAGTAAGCTCAAGGCCGATGCGGAGGAGTATACCGGAGAGAAGATCACCGAAGCTGTGATTACGGTGCCGGCTTACTTCGACGACTCGCAGCGCCAGGCCACTAAGGATGCCGGCAAGATCGCCGGTCTCGAGGTCAAGCGCATCATTAACGAGCCGACCGCGGCGGCGTTAGCCTATGGGTTGGATAAGAAGAAAGAAGAGAAGATTGCTGTTTACGATCTAGGTGGTGGTACTTTCGACGTCTCCATCCTGGAGCTTGGTGATGGTGTGTTTGAGGTGAAATCGACTAACGGTGATACTCACCTCGGTGGAGAGGACTTTGACCTAGTCATCGTTAATCACTTGGTGAGCGAGTTTAAGAGCCAGGAGGGCGTCGATCTGTCTAAGGACAAAGCGGCCGTGCAGCGCCTGCGTGAGGCAGCGGAGAAGGCCAAGATCGAGCTCTCTACTACTAATGAGACCGACATCAACCTCCCCTTCATTACGGCTGATGCTGAGGGCCCGAAGCACTTCGAGTACAAACTTACTCGGGCTAAGCTAGACCAACTAGTGAGTGATCTCATCAATAAGACAGAGGGTCCGTGTAAGTCGGCCCTGAAGGACGCCGGACTATCGGCCTCCGATATCGATGAAGTTATTCTCGTCGGTGGTATGACTCGGATGCCGGCCGTAGCGGCTAAGGTGAAAGAGATATTCGGTAAGGATGCGCTCAAGGGCGTCAATCCGGATGAAGTTGTAGCACTCGGAGCCGCCATCCAGGGTGGTGTGCTCGCCGGTGACGTTAAGGACGTGCTACTGCTAGATGTGACTCCGCTGTCGCTCGGACTTGAGACTGAGGGTGGTATCACCACTAAGTTGATTGAGCGTAACACCACCATCCCGACTAGTAAGACCCAGACCTTCTCTACCGCGGCCGATAATCAACCATCGGTTGAGATTAACGTACTGCAGGGTGAACGGGAGATGGCAGCTGACAATAAGTCACTCGGCCGCTTCATCCTAGACGGTATTCCCCCAGCTCCACGCGGTATTCCACAGGTTGAGGTCACCTTTAACCTTGATGCTAACGGGATCCTAAACGTTAAGGCGCAAGATAAGGCCAGCGGCAAGGAGCAGTCGATTACTATTCAGAACAGCGGTAACCTCGATGAAAAAGAGGTCGAGCAGATGCAGAAAGATGCCGAAGTCCATGCCGATGAGGACAAGCAGAAGCGGGCTCGGGCCGAAGCCAAGAACCAGCTCGATACAGCTATCTACACTGCTGAGAAGATGGTGAAAGATAACGCCGATAAACTCGAGGATGAGGACAAGCAGACGGTCGAAGAAGCGGTTAAAGCCGCAAAAGAGAAGATCGAGTCTGACGATCGGGAAGAGCTGGAGAAGGCCGCTACCGAGCTACTAGAGAAGATTCAGCCGATCGGCACTAAGCTACACGAGAATGTGGCGGCCGAAGCGGCAGAGGAAGCGGAAAAAGCCGAGAGCGAGATAGATGCTGGCAAAGACGATGAGCCAGTTGAGGGTGAAGTCGTCGACGAAGATAAACAGGCGTAA
- a CDS encoding NUDIX hydrolase encodes MRLAGCIIRNDEGEILLIHRNTPDLTQWELPGGKVETDETEAAAAQREVEEELGIIATDLHSVGTTTFRENGVAYEYAWFTVGRVTGSPLPREEKHDKIAYFAVSDITGAEFSQNVRQLAAAIINGAVKL; translated from the coding sequence ATGCGGCTGGCCGGGTGTATTATACGTAACGATGAAGGAGAGATTCTGCTCATTCATCGTAATACACCCGACTTAACCCAGTGGGAGCTACCCGGCGGTAAAGTGGAGACTGACGAAACCGAGGCCGCTGCCGCCCAGCGTGAGGTAGAGGAGGAGCTCGGGATTATAGCCACCGATCTTCACTCGGTCGGCACTACTACTTTTCGGGAAAACGGTGTTGCTTATGAGTATGCATGGTTTACAGTGGGTAGAGTCACGGGTAGCCCGCTGCCTCGTGAGGAGAAGCACGATAAGATCGCCTACTTTGCAGTTAGTGATATTACCGGTGCAGAGTTCTCTCAAAATGTGAGACAGCTAGCGGCGGCAATTATAAATGGAGCAGTGAAGTTGTAG
- the dnaJ gene encoding molecular chaperone DnaJ yields MAKRDYYEILGVDKNASGEEIKRAYRKQAVKHHPDKEGGDEAKFKEAAEAYEVLKDSTKRKQYDQFGHAGAQQGFGGGGAHGPFGGGQGGFEVDLGDLDLGDIFGSFFGGGRQRAGAQARRGRDVETRVTLEFKEAVFGTEKTIELDLEDICTHCKGKMAEPGSSLKTCDTCKGQGQVVQVQNTILGSIQRATTCPTCHGAGKVPEKPCIECGGKGTKRAKQQIKVKIPSGVSDGNTIRLRERGEAIGGGAKGDLYVHVQVRPSREFERHGHDIVSAATIDMIDAALGTEIEVNTVDGKTKMKIPAGTQSGQTFKLSGKGVPYGSGSTRGNHLVDVTVMIPKKLTTKQRSMLEEFNKSSKKGWFK; encoded by the coding sequence ATGGCAAAACGAGATTATTACGAAATTTTAGGAGTGGATAAGAATGCCTCGGGCGAGGAGATTAAACGCGCCTACCGCAAACAAGCCGTCAAACATCATCCGGATAAAGAAGGTGGAGATGAGGCTAAGTTTAAGGAAGCCGCAGAGGCTTATGAGGTGCTAAAAGATTCGACCAAACGCAAACAGTATGATCAGTTTGGCCATGCCGGGGCGCAGCAAGGTTTCGGTGGCGGCGGGGCCCACGGTCCCTTTGGCGGTGGACAGGGTGGATTTGAGGTGGACCTAGGTGATCTTGATCTGGGCGATATATTTGGTAGTTTCTTTGGCGGTGGCCGACAACGAGCCGGAGCGCAAGCGCGACGCGGTCGTGATGTTGAAACGCGAGTAACCCTAGAGTTCAAAGAGGCGGTATTTGGTACTGAGAAAACGATCGAGCTCGATCTTGAAGATATTTGCACCCACTGTAAGGGTAAGATGGCGGAGCCAGGCAGTAGTTTAAAGACCTGTGACACTTGCAAAGGCCAAGGTCAGGTGGTGCAGGTGCAGAATACCATTCTCGGTAGTATCCAGCGGGCCACAACCTGTCCGACCTGTCATGGGGCAGGTAAGGTGCCGGAGAAGCCCTGCATTGAGTGTGGAGGCAAAGGCACGAAGCGGGCCAAACAGCAGATCAAGGTTAAGATTCCTAGCGGTGTCAGCGATGGTAATACCATTCGTTTGCGCGAGAGGGGCGAAGCGATCGGCGGCGGCGCTAAGGGCGACCTCTACGTCCATGTGCAGGTGCGTCCGAGCCGCGAGTTCGAGCGTCACGGTCACGATATCGTCTCCGCTGCCACTATCGACATGATCGATGCAGCCCTAGGGACTGAGATCGAGGTTAATACCGTGGATGGCAAGACCAAGATGAAGATTCCGGCCGGCACTCAGAGCGGTCAGACCTTTAAACTCAGTGGTAAAGGTGTGCCTTACGGTAGTGGTTCAACCCGTGGTAACCATTTAGTAGATGTCACGGTTATGATTCCGAAGAAACTAACAACCAAGCAACGTTCGATGCTGGAAGAGTTTAATAAATCCAGTAAAAAGGGTTGGTTTAAATAG
- the glgP gene encoding alpha-glucan family phosphorylase, which translates to MQPIAYFSAEYAFDDLPIFAGGLGVLATDYLMRVAEDTQPFVMIGLFYHYGFENADGSESAKLDPLRSGWELVTQNDEPLRAVVTINAEKIAFQAWTKSFGNSRVYLIDCDLADNPDNVKALTNHLYAADFEQKVVQDALLGLGGVELLDRLGITPQLYHLNEGHSALAILALLKLHRRQKKHATLQELCQGVQESVVATKHTVLSAAGLYITHNLFLQIFSTYLAEAELPLEEVFAIAQDPLRKDEFSTTRLMLELSRDVNAVSRLHAVYEKKNHPNSPYTISSITNGIHLPRWQDEAIAQADTPDALWQAHSAARRRLIDFVNDRTKSQLDPEVLTVVWARRITAYKRPLELFNDINALQHLMNSTERPVQIIIAGKPNSEDEAGVDMARRLGEHALNTDFQGKLVYLQSYDLEIARYLVQGADVWLNTPDRGYEASGTSGMKAGSNGVLQCSVSDGWVDEVKLEMIGWKLPDVNAADAIYGHIEHEIASLFYERNESGIPEAWCKLMEQTIKVIEKDYTTTRMLEEYKQQLYRLG; encoded by the coding sequence ATGCAGCCGATCGCCTACTTCTCAGCCGAATACGCCTTTGATGACCTACCCATATTTGCCGGAGGGTTAGGGGTACTGGCGACCGACTATCTTATGCGTGTAGCCGAGGATACACAGCCATTTGTGATGATCGGGCTGTTCTATCATTATGGATTTGAGAATGCCGACGGATCAGAGTCCGCTAAACTCGATCCTTTGCGTTCAGGCTGGGAGCTAGTCACGCAAAATGATGAGCCGCTGCGAGCAGTCGTTACCATTAATGCTGAGAAAATAGCCTTTCAGGCTTGGACTAAGTCGTTTGGCAATTCCCGGGTATATCTAATCGATTGTGATCTAGCTGATAACCCAGATAACGTGAAAGCGCTGACTAATCACTTATACGCCGCAGATTTTGAGCAGAAAGTAGTGCAGGATGCCTTGCTGGGCTTAGGCGGGGTTGAACTACTCGATAGATTAGGTATCACACCCCAGCTATACCATCTAAATGAAGGCCACAGTGCGCTGGCTATATTAGCGCTGTTGAAGCTGCACCGGCGACAGAAGAAGCATGCTACCCTGCAAGAACTTTGTCAGGGGGTACAGGAGAGTGTGGTCGCTACGAAGCATACCGTTCTTTCCGCTGCCGGACTGTATATCACGCATAATCTATTCCTGCAGATTTTCTCTACCTATCTAGCTGAGGCTGAGCTACCGCTGGAGGAGGTGTTTGCTATCGCCCAGGATCCTTTGCGTAAAGATGAGTTCTCCACTACTAGGTTGATGCTGGAGCTGAGCCGGGATGTTAATGCCGTCAGTCGCTTGCACGCGGTCTATGAGAAGAAGAATCATCCGAACAGTCCTTATACCATCAGCTCCATAACTAATGGCATCCATCTGCCTCGTTGGCAGGACGAGGCTATTGCTCAAGCCGATACCCCGGATGCTCTGTGGCAGGCCCACTCGGCTGCTCGTCGGCGTCTGATAGATTTTGTTAACGACCGGACTAAAAGCCAGCTTGATCCTGAGGTATTAACTGTGGTCTGGGCACGGCGCATCACCGCTTACAAGCGTCCGCTCGAACTTTTTAACGACATCAACGCCTTGCAGCACCTGATGAACTCAACCGAGCGACCGGTGCAGATCATCATCGCCGGCAAGCCTAATAGTGAAGATGAAGCTGGTGTCGACATGGCCCGCCGTTTGGGCGAGCACGCTCTGAATACTGACTTCCAGGGTAAGCTGGTTTATTTGCAGAGTTATGATTTAGAGATCGCCCGCTACTTAGTTCAGGGAGCCGATGTTTGGTTAAACACCCCGGATCGTGGCTACGAAGCCAGTGGTACTAGCGGTATGAAAGCCGGTAGTAACGGCGTCCTGCAATGTTCGGTTAGCGACGGATGGGTAGACGAGGTTAAGCTGGAGATGATCGGTTGGAAACTACCGGATGTAAACGCGGCCGATGCGATTTACGGGCACATTGAGCACGAGATCGCATCGTTATTTTACGAACGTAATGAATCAGGAATACCGGAAGCGTGGTGTAAATTGATGGAGCAAACGATCAAAGTTATCGAGAAAGACTACACCACCACGCGTATGCTGGAGGAGTATAAACAGCAGCTCTACCGGCTAGGCTGA